In Suricata suricatta isolate VVHF042 chromosome 14, meerkat_22Aug2017_6uvM2_HiC, whole genome shotgun sequence, one DNA window encodes the following:
- the SIGLEC15 gene encoding sialic acid-binding Ig-like lectin 15: protein AGPQVFRCAAARGSELCQTALSLHGRFRLLGNPRRNDLSLRVERLTLADDSRYFCRVEFAGDVHDRYESRHGIRLRVTAAPRIVNLSVLPGPAHAFRALCTAEGEPPPVLDWSGPALDNGSAAVQGPGHGHQVTAELPALAHDGRYTCTASNSLGRAEASVYLFRFHGASGASAFALPLGALGLKALLLLGVLAARAAARRRLEHPVAQDSPPRPQAQESNYENLSQMSPRDPPAATRLP, encoded by the exons GCGGGCCCGCAGGTGTTCCGGTGCGCGGCGGCGCGGGGCAGCGAGCTCTGCCAGACGGCGCTGAGCCTGCACGGCCGCTTCCGCCTGCTGGGCAACCCGCGCCGCAACGACCTGTCGCTGCGCGTCGAGCGCCTCACCCTGGCCGACGACAGCCGATACTTCTGCCGCGTCGAGTTCGCCGGCGACGTCCACGACCGCTACGAGAGCCGCCACGGCATCCGGCTCCGCGTGACTG CCGCCCCGCGGATCGTCAACCTCTCGGTGCTGCCCGGCCCTGCGCACGCCTTCCGCGCGCTCTGCACGGCCGAGGGGGAGCCGCCGCCCGTCCTAGACTGGTCCGGCCCGGCCCTGGACAACGGCTCGGCCGCCGTGCAGGGCCCGGGTCACGGCCACCAGGTGACCGCCGAGCTGCCCGCGCTGGCCCACGACGGCCGCTACACGTGTACGGCCTCCAACAGCCTGGGCCGCGCGGAGGCCAGCGTCTACTTGTTCCGATTCCACGGCGCCTCCGGGGCCTCGGCGTTCGCCCTCCCGCTCGGCGCGCTCGGCCTCAAGGCGCTGCTGCTGCTCGGCGTTCTGGCCGCCCGCGCCGCCGCCCGCCGCCGCCTAG AGCACCCAGTCGCTCAGGACAGCCCACCACG GCCCCAAGCTCAGGAGTCCAACTATGAGAATTTGAGCCAGATGAGTCCTCGGGACCCACCAGCAGCCACACGTTTACCGTGA